Within the Persephonella sp. genome, the region CCATTTGAAGGATTAATACCTTTTTCTAAGAATTTTTCATAAAAGGAAAAAGCCACTATGTTTTCAGTTAGGTTTAAAAACAACCCTACATTTTTTTCAGCTTTGGGTGATGGGATATCATATTTTGATAGTAATTCTTCTAAAAAGATAGATTTAAGTAGATAGTTAAGGTATTTGTTTACTTCCCTAAAAGTCTGATTTTTTGATATGGAATAATTTAGCAGGTCTATGGCTTCTGAAATAGAAAAAAGATTTTTAAGGGTTAGTGCTTTTTTAGTCAATATCTCAAATCCTAATGAATAATCTGGGTTTTGTGGAAAACTTATTTTTTTGTATAAATGGATTTTGTTAATTTTTCCTGTTTTGTCCAAATAGATTATGTTTGTGTTCTGATTTTTTAATGTGGATACTATCCAAACCGGAAGATAAAAGATAGTGAAAACGTTTTGTATATCATTTATGTTGATTTTGGTTATATCCTCTTTTTTGTGGACAAATATATAACTGTCTTCTATGGTGAGGTTTAGAGGATTTTCTTTGAAAATGAACATATTTTTACGGATTAGATAGTCTTTCATTTCTAAGAACCTCAAATTTTGAATGATTTTGTATTTTATAAACGATGATTTTTAAAAAATCTGACATCTAATCTGTACCGGATATGAATATGATATAAATCATAAAATCCTCTCTAAAGGGCTTAAAATCTGGATTTTATAATTGAGATAATATTGAGATTTTAAATTTGACAAAATCAAGGAAAATTAGTATTCTAATAACAGGTCTGTCCAGAGTAAAGGTTTCTTGGAAACTGAATATGTTGATTTTCAACGATTACAGAGGGGGCTCTTGAAACTGACCCGTTTAATGAGGGTATTGCGACTTTTATTCAGGTATTCTTCTATTTCTTCCCTGTATTTCTCTTGAAACTGACCCGTTTAATGAGGGTATTGCGACTTTGGTTGCCATTATGTCCATTATTATTGCCATATCTTGAAACTGACCCGTTTAATGAGGGTATTGCGACTCTGGGATATAATTTTCAAGCATGGTTTGGAATTCTCTTGAAACTGACCCGTTTAATGAGGGTATTGCGACATTGCGACCTCCTGTTATACAAGCTGAATCACGATGGACTTGAAACTGACCCGTTTAATGAGGGTATTGCGACCACCGGTGCATCACATAACTGGACGCCGCCTTGGCATTCTTGAAACTGACCCGTTTAATGAGGGTATTGCGACCACCGGTGCATCACATAACTGGACGCCGCCTTGGCATTCTTGAAACTGACCCGTTTAATGAGGGTATTGCGACGCATCTTCATGCACCTCCGTAGTTATTAGCTACACTTGAAACTGACCCGTTTAATGAGGGTATTGCGACTAAACCGCATTTATTCTTTCTTCTGGTGTTTCATATCTTGAAACTGACCCGTTTAATGAGGGTATTGCGACGCAGGACAGCTGCAGAAAATATGACTCTGCCATTTTCGTCAACTTGAAACTGACCCGTTTAATGAGGGTATTGCGACATTCTCTTTAACATCCCAGTGCAGTCTTTAATGCCGTCTTGAAACTGACCCGTTTAATGAGGGTATTGCGACAATATAGAGAAATGTTTTCAATATTCTGTCCACGCTTGACTTGAAATTGACCCGTTTAATGAGGGTATTGCGACAATCATATCCCGCTTCTTTTAGCTCAGTAATAGGAACCTTGAAACTGACCCGCTTAATGAGGGTATTATGTAGCAAATTATAGAGAAAAATAAGAGAAGATTAGATTTTAAGACTAATTTGAGTAAATACTTCCAGGGCTGATTTTGTATTAGGATTTTTATATTAAAAAATACTTTTTAGTCTGCTATCTTTTATATCAAAAACCGGATAGTATTTATCTTCCGGTGCTGAAGCATTAAAGTTGAAGTTATAAACATACCCATCCCAAAAGTGTCCAATAGCCATTCCCAATGCAAAAGCAATCGGAACAGGAACACTAAGGAAAAAGTGATATTTCTGAATCTGGTATTTCACCTTAAGCACATTAAGGACAGAATAAATCTCTGATACATATCTAATCCAGTAGTCCTCAGGAATATCCTCAAAATCCTGAGGCAAAGGAATATCACCCTGAAATTCCCTTGACTCAATCTTTATTAAAGGCCAATTTCTTCCAGTAGTCTCAAGATAATTTTGAACATCTCCATAAGGACTATGACTTGCCAGCCAGATAGCAACAGCTACGTTTTCCCAGCTCTCTATATTTTCTGGTATTTCAACTTCTATATTTTTCATCTGTTTTTGTATATTTTTGCGAATATATTTTATTTTTCTCAGTTTTGCGGTCGTAGATAAATCTATAACAGGAATATACTCATCTGATTGGTAATGATAAACTAAAACAGGTTTCTTGGTTCCCAATTTTATTCCAAGCCCCATTGCCAGAGATATAGGAACAGATAAACCTATATGCAACACTCTTTTTTTTAAATCTACTTTTGAATAGATATTTTTTAATTTTTCCTCAAAATTCAAAACCTGCTTAATCCATTCATTTTCTTCTGAGAGTTGTTCTGGCGTTATAGCTGGAAGGGAATTCTCATAAGAAATAGCTAAATCTTTTCTTTCAATACCTAAAATATTTTTCAAACCATTAATAGAAAAATCCTTTTCCTTTTTCTTTATTTTCTTCTCTATTTTATTTAATGCTATGGTTGTTTCCTGTGGTGGTCTTTTTACCAAATAGACAAAAGGAATATCTACAGGTTTATCTCCAAGCCAGTAAATAAGTTCGTCTATTTTATCAAGGCTATCCGGAGTTATAAGTTTAAGATTATGTGATTTGGCAATTTCTTCTTTTTGAGGAATATATGAAACCTCAAATATTTCTCCCTCTTCGTTAACCACTCCGGTAAAAGCAAAATTTTTTATATTTTCTTCAGGAAGCAATAAACCTGCTGTAACTGCCAGCATAAAGGATTTTCCGGTGAAATCTCTGTCAAAAACTACAAAAAAGTTTTGAATTTGGTGTTTCTTAGTTTTCAGCAGTTGTTTTATAGTGCTTAAAGCCTGCCTTATTTCTAAATTTGACGAAAAAGTTAATGTATCTATCGGTTTCGGGAGAGGTATTATATAGGCTGTTGCAAGTTCTCCTTTATTGTTTAAAGCAATTGGGAATTTTACCTCTATTGGTGTTGATTTGAATATTTTTTTAGTGTTTAGCTCTGAAGTTTTTAGAAGTTTAGAAAGTTTTTCTATATCAAATAAATCTTCTCTTTTTTTTATTTGTGTCCATATTAAGAATTTAATTTCATTAGAGGTGGTTTTATCATTTAGAAGCTGATATAGTTCATCTACTTCTTTTGGTTCAACGGCTCCGCTTCTTAAAATCTCTTTAAGCCTTTCTGGTTTATTTTTATACTTTAATAATTCCCCCAATTATTTGACCTCTTTTATGGTTATGTTTTGTCCAATATAGTCTATGTTAATATTATCTTTGAACTCTTCCGGAATAGCTATTTGTATAACTTTTGGAAGATTTTCAAACTCATATTTTTCACCGAAAATTTCCAGCGCCGCAGGTTTATCTATTAGCTCTTCAGCTGGTTCTAACTCAAGGATTTTTTCTTCTTTGTTGTAAAACAGGGTAAAATTCTTACCTCTGTAAACAGTCTTTTCTTCCCCTGCAGCCAAAAGCTGTTTTTCTAATCTTTCAGGGGAAAGTTCTATAATAGTTTCCTCTTCCCAAAACTCAGGGGATTGAGCAAATACTTGCATTTTAAATGTCCTCTCAATTTCATCTTTTAAAAATTGTTCCTGATAAAATCCCTCTCCTTCAGGATAAGAAAGACCTCTTCTATCTTTTGGGAGTTCTTCAATTTCTCCGTTATAGAATTTTTGAAGTATATCTATATCCTCTTTCTTCAATTTTCCAATATAAATAGCTTCATTTTTAATAAATTCTTCATCTAAGTTTAAAATTATTGGTAAAACAGCAAATTTGTTAGAAATAGGATGTTCAAAATCTACGATAAGAGCTTTATCAGAAGCAAGTTGCCAGTAAGGTGTCATAACAAGAGCTATATATAAATCTTCTGTTTTATCCAAAATTGTGAAGAATATAGGTAAATTCTCGTCGGGATATTCATATACATTTCCGGCTTCAATTTTTTCATTTTTTTCAAATTTTGAAGGGGATACTTTATCTAATATTTTCAAAATTTTATCTACCTCCTCTTTGGAAACTTTAAATTCCGGAGCTTCACCTTCTACTTTTTGCTGTGAAAGAGCTTTTTTGTATTCGTTGTATATCAATTCTATTAGACGCATATCTGTTCTCCTCGCTAACTTCCTTTTAATAAACAAACTTTTTTACAAATTTCTGACATCAGAATACCTTTTTCTACGGCATATTCATAAATTTCGTAAGGAAACTTATGCTTCAGCATAATATCTTTTAATTTTTTTCTGTATCTTTCTCTGCCTTTATAGGTAGCGTCTTTTGAGCTGTCTTTTATGCAATCTTCAAGGTTATATTCATCAAAACAAAGAACTTTTTTCTCTTTTTCAGTTAAATTTTTTTGCAATAAATCAGTTAGATGATTTGCTTCATCAAATAATAAAATTTCATTTTCCAGATTAACAGGACTTTCCAGACTTTCTTCCCGGGTCTTGTCAGTGCTTTCCTTGTGTTCAGGCTCATTTAAAGATATCTTTTCAAATGCAAGTTCAGATTTGTATTTTTTTAAAGGGTCTAATATGAAGTTGTTTTTTACAATGGTTTTTAGATAACTCTTTATATAGGACTGATTTCTATTCTGTATCACATTCAGGATTTTTTCTTTTTCTTTGTAGATTTTTGTTACCAAAAAAGGAAAAATTTCTTCAACGCAGGATATAATTTTGTCTGAATAGGAATCTTCACAAACATACTCGGTTGTAAGCAGTTTGTATTTGTAATTAGTTGTATCATCTTTGAGAAAATCTTTTATTGCAAAATATATAATTTTTTTGAGCTCTATAAATAAAAATTCCAGCTCTTTATCAGAAACATTATTTTCATTAGTTAAAAATTTATATAAACCTTCTTTAAATTCCATTCTTAGCCTCTTTGATATTTCTTAATTTGCTTATATATATCTTCAATTTCTTGTTTATCACAAAATCCACAGGGTTGTGCTATATATTTAAGTTGCTCGGTGGTCAGTAAAAAAATTATTTTGTTTCCCCATAATCTAAAAACCTTTGATTTATTTTCCCATTTAAATAGTTTATTTTTACAAATACAGACTTTTTTTGTGCAGTTATTTATATTGATAGGAAGGAAATCTCCCTTTGTAGTTAGAAAAATTATTTTCTTTATAATCTTTTTATTTTTAGACAAAACTATTAATGGCCTACAATCTCGTCCCCTCTGACTTCCTAACGGGACTTTAAGAGTTTTTTCTGCTTTGTTAACTTCTGACAACCATAAGGAAGCAAAATCATCTTTTTGTAGTTTTTCTTCAATCTTTGTTTGTAATATTTTCTTTAATTCTTCTCTGAAATTCATATCACTTTAAATAATAATAAAATCTCAGCAGCGGTGTCAAAAGTCATTGATTTTTTCCGTTAATTAATAAAAATCCTATAGGAGAAGGAAATGGCTAAGAAAAAAATAAGGCAAAATAAAATGGCTGTTGCTGTAAACAAATCTATTGCGAACAGACAGGCCATTAGCACACTTGGAAGAGCAAGAATGTTTAAAAACAAGAAAAAGTAAAAGCCTCCTAAAAAAATCAAAAATATTGATGAGTTTTTATATTAGGTGTCAGATTTTTGGAAAAATATCTGTTAATAAAATTAAAAAATCTTTAAGGAGGTAAGTTGATGAAAAACTTTAACTTTGACGAGGAAAAACTTAAAAAGTTTGTTGAGGAGAATATCCCTAAGGTTACCGAGAAAGATATACAGAGGGTTTTAGATAAAGAAAAGGAACTCCGTAAAAAGTTTCAGGGCAATACTCCTCTGGGGCAGTTTGTTAAAGACTTAAAAATTTTGTTTTCTATGATAAAAGATTATGCTAACGGCTTATATAGAGAAATACCCTGGTTATCTATCGCTGCAATAGTATTTGCTCTCTTGTATGTTCTATCTCCCGTAGATTTTATACCTGATTTTATCCCCGGAGTTGGGTATGTAGATGATGCCTTTGTTATGGGACTTGTCCTGATGATGATAAAAGAAGATTTATACAGATATAGAGAGTGGAAAGTCCAGAGTGAGCTTAAAAACTCTACGCAGGGAGGGGGAGAAAATATAACATAACCAATTACTTTTGGGGTATCCCCCTCTTTTTTAACTTTAAATAATATTCTTCTGTTGTAAAGTCAGTTTGATTAATAACTTAATCATTTTTACAAACTTGATTGCAACTTT harbors:
- a CDS encoding SAVED domain-containing protein, which gives rise to MGELLKYKNKPERLKEILRSGAVEPKEVDELYQLLNDKTTSNEIKFLIWTQIKKREDLFDIEKLSKLLKTSELNTKKIFKSTPIEVKFPIALNNKGELATAYIIPLPKPIDTLTFSSNLEIRQALSTIKQLLKTKKHQIQNFFVVFDRDFTGKSFMLAVTAGLLLPEENIKNFAFTGVVNEEGEIFEVSYIPQKEEIAKSHNLKLITPDSLDKIDELIYWLGDKPVDIPFVYLVKRPPQETTIALNKIEKKIKKKEKDFSINGLKNILGIERKDLAISYENSLPAITPEQLSEENEWIKQVLNFEEKLKNIYSKVDLKKRVLHIGLSVPISLAMGLGIKLGTKKPVLVYHYQSDEYIPVIDLSTTAKLRKIKYIRKNIQKQMKNIEVEIPENIESWENVAVAIWLASHSPYGDVQNYLETTGRNWPLIKIESREFQGDIPLPQDFEDIPEDYWIRYVSEIYSVLNVLKVKYQIQKYHFFLSVPVPIAFALGMAIGHFWDGYVYNFNFNASAPEDKYYPVFDIKDSRLKSIF
- a CDS encoding YkvA family protein translates to MKNFNFDEEKLKKFVEENIPKVTEKDIQRVLDKEKELRKKFQGNTPLGQFVKDLKILFSMIKDYANGLYREIPWLSIAAIVFALLYVLSPVDFIPDFIPGVGYVDDAFVMGLVLMMIKEDLYRYREWKVQSELKNSTQGGGENIT